One region of Vidua chalybeata isolate OUT-0048 chromosome 26, bVidCha1 merged haplotype, whole genome shotgun sequence genomic DNA includes:
- the LOC128800218 gene encoding transmembrane ascorbate-dependent reductase CYB561, which yields MDGAPPPTSPTGLSAYVAVSQLLGLTLLATTGAWLGRYRGGVAWHSPLQFNAHPLCMVLGMVFLQGDALLVYRVFRHEAKRSTKALHALLHGLALAIALVGIIAVFESHRTKGIPDMYSLHSWCGMATFVLYLLQWFLGCGFFLFPGASFSLRGWYKPQHIFFGIALFILSIASCLLGITEMLLFKISDSYSHFVPEGILANTLGVLLVAFGLVVGYVLTREEWKRPPLAEELALSMDFKTLTEGESPGGGSQ from the exons ATGGACGGGGCCCCGCCGCCCACCAGCCCCACCGGGCTCTCGGCGTACGTGGCCGTGTCGCAGCTGCTGGGCCTGACGCTCCTGGCCACCACAGGTGCCTGGCTGGGCCGCTACCGGGGCGGCgtggcctggcacagccccctcCAGTTCAACGCCCACCCCCTCTGCATGGTGCTGGGCATGGTGTTCCTCCAAGGTGACG ctctcctggtgTACCGGGTGTTCAGGCACGAAGCCAAGCGCTCCACCAAGGCACTGCACGCGTTGCTCCACGGCCTGGCCCTGGCCATCGCCCTGGTGG GCATCATCGCCGTCTTCGAGTCACACCGGACGAAGGGCATCCCTGACATGTACAGCCTGCACTCCTGGTGTGGGATGGCCACCTTCGTGCTCTACCTCCTGCAG tggTTCCTGGGCTGTGGTTTCTTTCTGTTCCCCGGTGCCTCCTTCTCGCTGAGAGGGTGGTACAAGCCCCAGCACATCTTCTTTGGCATCGCCCTCTTCATCCTCTCCATCGCTTCCTGCTTGTTGGGAATTACTGAGATGCTCCTCTTCAAAATCAG TGATTCCTACAGCCACTTTGTGCCTGAGGGCATCCTGGCCAAcaccctgggggtgctgctggtggcctTTGGGCTGGTGGTGGGCTACGTGCTGACACGGGAGGAGTGGAAGCGCCCACCACTGGCAGAGGAGCTGGCCCTGTCCATGGACTTCAAGACCCTGACAGAGGGAGAGAGCCCTGGTGGTGGCAGCCAGTGA